The region GTTGAATAGATCTCCATCAACTTCAATCGACTTAAAGACTCCTCAAGAGGTATGCCCCGAGAAACCCTCTGATTATTCTGGTTTACAGATAATTTGGATGCCCTACTTACATTCATGTTAATTATGGTAAATTGGAGCCCGATACAATGAAATGGATATTTCTAGGATATGTGACTGGAGTGAAAGGTTATCGAATGTAGTGTATAGAAGAAGGAAAAACTCCAAAATTTATTATTAGCATATATGTGTCCTTTGATGAATCTTATGAGTAACTAGATAGGAAAGAGTATATGTCTTAAATGTAAACGTGATCATGGTACTATCCATAAGGTGGAGTTCGTAACTCAAACCCAAGACAGAGTTGTTGTAAACGAAGAACAACTTTGTGAAAATCAGTCTCGCTAAAAGAATCCCAAGAACAACCCAACGAACAAGAGTCTGGTAATTCTAATATCAAGAGGGAATATGAGGTAGAAACCATGGTGAAAAGAAGACAAAATGGGACATTTAAAAACCCGCTAGATATGTTGGATGTGTCGATTCATGTGACATTGGTTCTAGCATATGGACTAGAAATTGGAAAAGACATTGATATTGACAAGCCTTGATCTTACGAAGAGGCTGTAGGGAGTAAAGAAGCAAGAAACTGGTTAATGACGATACTTGAAGAACTAAAATCATTGGAGAAGAATGAAACATGGGTTCTTGCCTCATTAACGGAATGAGCAAAACCAATATGATGCAATTGAGTCTTTAAGAAAAAGGAAGGAATTCCTGGAGTTGAACCAGCAAGGTTTAAAGCGAGATTGGTGGCAAAAGGGTTCTCCAAAAAGAAGAAATTGAATATCACGAGGTATTTTGCATCTGTCGTAAAGCACAGAACGATGCAATTCTACTGGCTATGGTGAGTGCCCTTGATCTGGAGCTTGATCAACTTGATGTAAATCCTACAATTCTTCACAACAGATTAGATGAGAAGATTTATATGTCCAATCCAGAAGGGTTCATTGATTTAAAGAAAGATCACTATGTTTGTTGAATAAATATATTTATGGTTTGAAGAAGTTTATAAGACAACAGAAGATGTTTGATAGCTTATGATTTCACAGGACTACATTCGGAGtcaattttataactgtgtttatTCAACGAGATTATCTCATGATTCCTACATATATGTGTTGCTATACATAAAATGATATGCTCATTGCATCCAAAATATGGTTAGGACAATGATTTGAGGTCATTGCTGAAAAATAAGTTTGAGTTGAAGGATTTGAGAGTTACAAAGATATTAGAGTTTCTCCAACCACAAACACTAATATGTTGATTATTTAACACCATTTTAGTGAtagcattccaacaaacctttaaAATGCTGATTCTTGAGGCTTTCATATTTGGCTCTATATTTGATGTTAAAAAGAAGTCAACAAAAATATAGTTCATATATGAATTCCATATAATAAAACAAATTATCTATTTACTTGAGACAAATCGGTTCATATATGGAATCCATATAATGGAATGTGAAACCTTTAGGACAAATCGGTCATATTACAAAcactaaataatattattatatacaGTAAATTTACCAGTAATATGTACAAACATGTGCGTCACTGATAGACAATTATCTATTTACTTGACATTTCTGATGGACCccttgtttcttttctttttttattataaaGAAGTTAATGAGTTATATGCACAGAATTAAATTCTAATGATATGCTAGAAAGAAACCATTATTAAGTCAATGACCAAATTTCTGGTAAATTTCTGCCAGGGCACGATAAAGTGTGGCAGCTGCTGGAGGCTTAGGCAATGAACCAAGCAGAATTTCTTGTGAAGTTATCGACTGTTTTCCATAGAATCGCGAATTTTCACGAGTACGTGTTGTCACAATGCTTCCTTCCAGTGAACATCCCACAAATGCCCCTGAAATGTACACACTATCTCAACATGACTaacagaaaaaaaataataataataataaactcgACTAGATGGAGTGAAGAAATAAAGGAGGGTAAATTTGcacaccattttacccttacaacACGTTTCACCAATTTATCCAACAATGTTTCACTTATTTTAGCAACTTATGCAAAATTTACCATGTTATGCCAGGTAAAATAGTGGATACTTTCATAAAGACGAAATTAACCCTGACCTTTTGTACAGCTGTAAGTATAACACGCAGCATATCCACAGGTTCCAACGCGTACATTAGCTTCAGCTGTTCGTCCAGTAATACCAACTGCTGCACTTAAACCAGCTCCAAATGAGACATGAACATCACCGCTGAAAGTCTTCACAGCTTCTTCTGATCTTAAAACAATTATTAAATCTACAAATTCACCTCCACCCTGCAAAAAACAAATCCAGAAGAAGAATATAATAATAAACATTAAatttagttaaaaataataaaagaaaagtttcttGCCTGAGCACCCCATCCAACACCAATAGTAGATATAGCAGAAGGTGGAGACCATGAGCCATCTTCCCTACGCGCAATCACCAATCCAGTTCCAATATTGTAAGTCATCATCATACCAACTTTCACTATAGTAAGTATAGCAAGCCCCTTCGCATGCCTTAACACCACATCAGGAATTGACTTTTCAGGTCTCAAATAACCAACCTGCAAAAATTTTGATAAAATTACATACCCATGAATTGTTAGTTATTTAAAACGTTTATCTTACCTTGCTATAACCTTGAATTGTGTTAGTGGCTTTATATATCTCATACTCCATCGACTGCCCCCATGGAAAATTCAGCCAAGATCTTAATGTGCTCAGATCCGTGACATCATAAGTTGGTAACTGAGCTGCCCGGCTCACTTGATCCATTAAGTATGGCTGAACAGCCTCCAGCCGCACATAACACACATCACACACGCGTTCCATAGCTGCTGCCCGAAATTTCACGGGCAGCAAGCTTCTCCCTTTACTACACTCACCACAGAAAATCCCACCACAAAATCTACAGTGATGTCTGGTGCACATGATGGGGTGAAACCTGATACTACACAGCATACAAGCAGCAGCAGAACTATCGGGCAGCCATTTGGGCGGTTGGGTTTCGAGAATTTCTTGGAGATTACCGAAATTAGCCTCGGTTAGGGTTTGAGCCATTTCTTTCCATGCTTGGTCAATTAGGTTTCTTGAAATCCATGAAACGGTGTCACCTGATGACAAAAGGTTGACTTTTCCACGAGCTGCTAGTAGCATTTCGACTACTACATCCCACATGGTGAGTTGTTTGTCTTTTTCAAGAAAATGGAACCAATCCATGTTTTCATCAGGGAAGATTCCACCGACTGAGGAGAATCCGCGATTCCATTCTTCGTGATCACTTTCTGACATGGGAGGAACGGAAACTGGAATCCAGACCCCGGTTTCTTCAGCAAGCGGTGGATCATAAAAGAAGTATTTTCCTAATATCTTCCGATTCTTAATTGACTCATCATCATCGGGTGATCCTTCAGTATCAGCCATGTGTTGGCATAACAGATTTGTTATCAAGTTATCGCCATTGTCAGAATGTTTGTCATTAATCGTTTCCTCACTTGCGGAAGTAGGAGTTTCACAGTTGTTAAGTGCTCCAATGTCCTGCcaatatgaagaaaaaaaatttatgaaaactccaaGCGAACTCTCAAATTCTGGTGTTCTTTATTAGTTTCAACGTAATTTTGATATTCTAAGAGAATAAGAAAGTTTATATGAATTTGGAACTTAGTTAATCGATCGAAAGACAACAGTCAAACATCATCTGTTTTTTGTTGGTCGGATTTTTTATCACATATTTCGTAACCACAGTAACAACAATCGAAAGCAAAATTGGATGACTCGTCAACGAATAGAGTTCAATACGAACATCAAGAAATTCATGAATTGCGCAACGATTACCTGATGGGAATCTGAAACTGCGGAAGTTGTTCCATCGCTGATTgagaaaggtgaaaccctagaatTTAATGTATCAACTATTCTTCCTTGTCCAGCTTCAGCTCTGGAATCCACACTGTTGATTTCCATATTAATTTGAGCATGcgaaatcaaaaccctagaagacgtGTTGATCAACTGAAGAATGATGATCGCGTGGAGTGGTTTGGAAGAGGTATTAGTTGTTTGTTTGGAAGAGGTATTTCGTCCGCTTTACGCCTTTACGTATGTTGATGTTGTCATTATTGTGCAAATATATAGACGAAAAAAGTTATACAAATGGTCCTAGTGGTTTAAAAAACTACAATATACTTATGGTTCTTAAGAAACTTCCATAAATGGTACGTAAGTTTGGAAAACATTACAAATATAACCTTTCTCAACTTTTTGTCTTTTCAAGATGatttataattaaacaaaaaactaaAAATGCCTTGTAACACCGTTTTttatttaacaattttaaataataattttgggAATTTATAGCAATTTTATACAGGAGATATCAAAAACGTTTAACAAAAACCATTACTTTAATTCTTAAAACATACAAATGGGTGTACCAAAAATATCACAAACATAATGAAAGCCAAGTATTAACAATGATACAAAAGACTATGTCTTGTTCGCGTCCAACTGGTTAATGCCACTCCTATTATGGTTTAGTATCTAAGTCTGAAATACATGCTAACCGCAAAACACATATAAGACAATTCATCTAATAAACTATACATAATTTGAAACAATTAACGTTAAACATcaatatttcacatatttattcaTAGGAAGTATTCCTTTCGGATGCAACAACTTTGTTAAAAAATATCTCTTTTGGTTAAAAATCAATCAAATGAATATCAACCAAAATGAATGACAGGTTGTGGTGTTGTAGTTGAAATAAGAATCGAATTGAGAACAAAAATGCAAAAGTGGTTCATAAGGAAAACGTTTGATCCTTGttaggatctccgacataaaacatTGGGAGGTGATAATAATCATCTGCCTTGTTTAATTGAACTGATTGAAATTTGAGTTATAGAAATGCAGGTAAGTATACGAGTTCAAATGTTACGACCCCTTCTGGCGAAGACTTCGTCGATCAGGACATATTGTCTTATGATGAGAATTGCTCTTTTGACGACGAGGATATCAAATCTTTGAAATTGGCTGGAGCTTTTCTTGCCAATGCCATTTTCAAACCCTTTGATGTCAGGTCTTAAACAAACTTCGTCTCTTCTTCTTGGGTATGCTTTCCTAAATACCCATTTTTCGGTTTGAAATACCCTTTCTCTGGAATTATCTCTGAGTTTTTCAAAATCACTAAGATCTCCTTCATCCAAAACATGCCTGTAATTTGGAGGATTCTGCTTTGGATTGATCATTTGAACCAATCCAATGGCCTAGGGGTAGGTTTAGCTGAGTTGGCTCATGTTTATGATCTTTCAACCTTTGGGAACTCCCATTTTTTGCTCATGGTCAAACTCAATAAATCTCCTATTGCTATGAAATCAAATTACATATGTTAGAAATTGTTTCGCTATGACACACATGGGAAGAACAAGAAAGTAAACTTAGATTCTATGGAGATAGATCTAAGTGATTCATTAATTTAGGGAAAATACTTGGAATCTTGAGGAAAATCAAGATGAAGAATTCTTAAAGAGTTCATGCAAGTAAATCTAATGACTCGCATGCCTTGTGAATGACAAGTAATATAATATTGTTTTGGCTATAATTAATAAATCAAGAATCAAGAATACTCTTTGGAATCCTAAAAGGATGAATGAAATAATCTTGGTagtttggaaaaaaaatcaatgaaAGAGTTACATTAATAATGAGTTCCTTACTGATGGAGACATTTTCGTTTAGCAGTAAGAGTTTGTGCTCTTAACgaataataaagtattatcttGGAAGAGTACAAGTAATACACCTAAGTGGGTTTGATAATAGACTTAGAGTATATTTTAGTAAGTTAAAATGCAAAGACTGTTGGAttttctacgcatcaaatacactTAAACTAGGTAGTGGAAAAATCAATTtatgatatacctaagtgtacatgcaccctagGATCTATGGCTTCATACTATTTGTAACTACCCtgtgaaaacataaaacataaaaaagaaaacatatctcttatgtagcccttgatttccatgcttgagatcttgtCCTCCACAAAGTTGCTTAGATGAGAGGATCCAAACCataatccctctaatggtatcacacccaatgacaccaaagagtggaataaaataACTAGGAGAATGGTCAATTTCACTAACCTAAGAGGGTTAGAAATCATACCTATGGAGAAAGAAAGAATCGTTGGCAAAACTTCAAGCCAATGAGCAAggaagaatgaaatccctaaggccctatttataggcttGGATCCCTTCCTAGGTTTTATACTccatcccatgtgggatggaatGTCTAGAACGAAATTCACTCCCTTTCCCATGtaggatggagtgattttcatccaaccttaattccATAAGGATTTTGGAACATTCCTGGTTAACCAACTATTTATTAATGaatattcaaccctttaattaattaaactgttaattaatttccataatatatttacaattagtttctaattaattattaactataataattaataaaccaatttctcctttgtttattctactcaatttgggtcttaagggaaacctaaaaggaccatgtcATTGTTAGAAATATTATCAATAGTTAAAGACCTTGGACACTCTTTCCAATAAAGACAAACTATGTGACTAAAATAAATTCATTAGTGACCCCATTGTTGTACTCAATCATTGATGGTTCTCTTGAAGTTTCTTGTGACTAAAAGGttactttaccttgagtaaaGATCCCAAGTCACATAATATCACATGGTAAATACTTAGTAAGTACCATCATGATTCTGAGGACATCGTAGTCAACTAAAAGAATCTTGTTGATTCACTCCTTTAAGCTAAAGTAACTAACCAAGGTTGATTGTCACATAGATGTCTAATTTCTTGTAGAATATGATTAGTGTTCTGATGTAACATGGAgtttcttagcttgattaagtatactctaaAAGTCACAAAAGATTTATAAGTTATCCCTGAATGGAAGGACTCAATCTAGTTTTTCAATGATCCagttcatccaatcatatttaaTTACAAGTTCAGAAGAAGTAGTGTATTCTTATCTAAAAGACTgtgtaattttgttttgtttggaCCTCATTCCTACAAAACTTactcttcattccataatgaagtcattatccaattataattcataaataTATCTATCCATTTTGAAGTCAGCATCCTGTGTAGCTCTTTACGTAAATATCTCCTTCTAAACTAAttatctcatatacattctcttagttctcCTTAAGTACTCTtaggatgttcttatagtcaTCCAATAACGTACCTATATATCTAATTGGTATCTTATGCTATGTTCACGACATAATCATATACCTAGTCTTGTATATAATATGGCataaatgatgaattcatttgTCAGACAAACATATCATTTTATCTAGCTCAAACTTATGTCATAGGTccttttgaggctagctcaaaatTAATGTCATGTGGAAATGCTAAGATTCCTCCAAAGGAATCTTGTATCTTGATCTCTTTCAAGACATTGTGAATATATgcataaacattttaaaactttAACATCCATCTTTATCTATCTCTGTAGATTTTACATTCCATGAATGTATCTTGTCATTCCCAAGTTTTTCATCTTAGAAATACTTTCCGAGTCAAGGTAGAAGAGCCTTGCATAGTCGGATTGTAATATcttatgattaagtatgtctcattaATACAAGATTAGAAATATCACTATGCTTCCagtagttcttagtaaacacagatgtcatcttcatttttatataaaagtacaccttgtatttatatattaaaatgatGATTCCAATGTTGAGATGTTTCTTTATATCCATAAGTGGATCTTAAGCTTTATATATTTTGTTCGGATAACTAGGATCTAGAAAACCTCCAGGCTCAGTTATATAGATATCTTCAAGTAAAAATCTATTAAAAGTGatttttcttgaaatctattttccatatctcatattaagaatatgtagttatggtaaataatatccttgttgatccaTAGCAACTTATGAAAAtgtttgatcatagtcaatgtcatgagtatgataatGTCATACTCACTGACACGAGAATGGGAAGATCCTTTTATGACAAGCATTGGTTAATGTGTATAGATATCCATATATGTATTATTTCTAAAAGAATGTCTTACTCCTTATAGCCTTGTTATAaagaggaagattaatcaagcccatgCTTGATTATTAGACATTGCTTACATCTCAGTGTTCAAGGCTCTTAGTCATTAACCATATTCGAGATCTGATATATAGCATTTTGGTAGTTGATGGATTTGATAGAAACCATCAAGAAGAACTCATTAATGAGatattccacatttctcaagtgtAACATTCGAAAATaccaatgaaaattttcattttaaatcgtCAAATCCATACAACCATTTGTTCTAAAAACCAATCAGAGAAAAATCTGTCTTTCAAACTTCAAAGTACAACAATAACAATCAGTGTGGAAAACCTATCATCGGATGTTGTGCAGTCAAGCGAGGTCCTTCtctttggaactggaagtacatGAAATGTTTAAATCACAAAACCATGTGCACATAGCTtattaagttccccaaaataccacataacatacataagaTAAGCAATGCTATGGGCCACTCATAGTCTTATTTTCACTATCAGCCATGAGCCAAATCGTGGTCTTTTCTTGTCACACCAGGAGCTAAATTCTAGTCATACGTACAAGTGCAAAGAGCCACCTGttggtcttccatacaagcatcacaaagacaactagcatcctacatataaTTGTCAGAGCCAGACATTGGTCTTGCATATAATTGCCAAGAGCCACcacctggtctttcatacatatgccAAGGGCCACCACCTAGTcatccatgcaagtatcacaatgACAACTAGCATGCTGCAtagtatagcgagaagactcatCTATCTCACAAATTTAGCTAAAACATAGCTCAATGCCATGCAGATGGTGCTACAACACACCTATCGAATCAAACAAGGTCCAACCTTAGTCTATACTCTAGAACTAGCAATTTCACCAAAAGTCAAATTGGGTCAATAAGTCAACGTTCAAGGTCAATTGTCCAAGTCAACCTCAAAGAGTCACCACGTCCTGGTTAATCCTTAGCCACATCGTGGTAGCTAACCGAAAAAACAGTTAGGAATCCTCACTTGCCACGTTGTGGCATCCAATC is a window of Lactuca sativa cultivar Salinas chromosome 1, Lsat_Salinas_v11, whole genome shotgun sequence DNA encoding:
- the LOC111893730 gene encoding uncharacterized protein LOC111893730 translates to MEINSVDSRAEAGQGRIVDTLNSRVSPFSISDGTTSAVSDSHQDIGALNNCETPTSASEETINDKHSDNGDNLITNLLCQHMADTEGSPDDDESIKNRKILGKYFFYDPPLAEETGVWIPVSVPPMSESDHEEWNRGFSSVGGIFPDENMDWFHFLEKDKQLTMWDVVVEMLLAARGKVNLLSSGDTVSWISRNLIDQAWKEMAQTLTEANFGNLQEILETQPPKWLPDSSAAACMLCSIRFHPIMCTRHHCRFCGGIFCGECSKGRSLLPVKFRAAAMERVCDVCYVRLEAVQPYLMDQVSRAAQLPTYDVTDLSTLRSWLNFPWGQSMEYEIYKATNTIQGYSKVGYLRPEKSIPDVVLRHAKGLAILTIVKVGMMMTYNIGTGLVIARREDGSWSPPSAISTIGVGWGAQGGGEFVDLIIVLRSEEAVKTFSGDVHVSFGAGLSAAVGITGRTAEANVRVGTCGYAACYTYSCTKGAFVGCSLEGSIVTTRTRENSRFYGKQSITSQEILLGSLPKPPAAATLYRALAEIYQKFGH